In Musa acuminata AAA Group cultivar baxijiao chromosome BXJ2-3, Cavendish_Baxijiao_AAA, whole genome shotgun sequence, the following proteins share a genomic window:
- the LOC135608453 gene encoding photosystem II 5 kDa protein, chloroplastic-like — translation MGSLAMMMASSLVGVGAADRPSTSCHRRSLVVAKAATQAQATGTPDHENVGGRRAVVFAAAAVALCAVDRGMASAYEEPKRGTAEAKRKYAPICVTMPTAKICHK, via the coding sequence ATGGGATCACTTGCCATGATGATGGCTTCCTCCCTCGTCGGCGTCGGCGCCGCCGACCGGCCCTCGACCAGCTGCCACCGCAGGAGCCTTGTTGTGGCCAAGGCGGCCACCCAAGCTCAAGCTACCGGCACGCCCGACCATGAGAACGTCGGCGGCCGCAGAGCCGTGGTGTTCGCGGCTGCGGCGGTCGCCCTGTGCGCGGTTGACCGGGGGATGGCCTCCGCCTACGAGGAGCCCAAGCGAGGGACGGCGGAGGCGAAGCGGAAGTACGCGCCGATATGCGTGACGATGCCGACGGCAAAGATCTGCCACAAGTGA
- the LOC103980074 gene encoding uncharacterized protein LOC103980074, translating to MAARNGRWQPPPAPTILNLPRLPRRSRAAAPRNPGLDRNVGDLPDRERSARPPPQVMMVEAEATAAGESRGDSGGEERWRFQAEILRAECNFLRMEREVALRNLERNRTEMEIALKSAMETLVLGRRKIDGCGSVGTALDEEIEELEETLEELKLGNSNWRKRSTGSSRKLLRGSCGGDFDRRAFMLRRQLKKMEEDTSVKDIQEISVQAFANKGPEAERHQPEDHDVAAYSNQSRLFTDDMEKLRKKMEGMSKGMLERMEECSYLLSAKSSTITTTTTTTKSEWNCSSQQTTGITEAADMAHSPILQIQQQQEKLVEEKMGLLSCCSCKEVVGRIVQQVRAETEQWSEMQQMLEQVRVEMEELRSSRDHWHRRAIASEINFHSQHTQKLEWKQRARSSERKVIELQKLAKELQPWRTKLLNAPSSSSSPLQSDLLPADPRRAVRSHDSYNEKEKHVLVCRLKSQHNSSRRSPLQVIDNISPLLRPRR from the exons ATGGCGGCGAGGAACGGGAGGTGGCAGCCGCCGCCGGCGCCGACGATACTCAACCTGCCGCGGCTCCCCAGGAGGTCTCGTGCGGCAGCACCGCGAAATCCGGGATTGGACCGGAACGTCGGGGATCTCCCGGACAGGGAGCGGAGTGCAAGGCCGCCGCCGCAGGTGATGATGGTGGAGGCCGAGGCGACGGCCGCGGGCGAGAGCAGGGGGGACTCGGGTGGCGAGGAAAGGTGGCGGTTCCAGGCGGAGATACTTCGAGCGGAGTGTAACTTCTTGAGAATGGAGCGGGAGGTGGCGCTTCGGAACCTCGAGAGGAACCGCACCGAGATGGAGATCGCATTGAAATCCGCCATGGAAACCCTAGTCTTG GGGAGGAGGAAGATCGATGGGTGCGGAAGCGTAGGGACAGCATTGGACGAGGAGATCGAGGAACTGGAAGAGACGCTGGAGGAGCTCAAGTTGGGGAATAGCAACTGGCGGAAGAGGAGCACGGGAAGCTCGAGAAAGCTGCTGCGAGGTAGTTGCGGAGGAGACTTCGACCGGCGAGCGTTCATGCTCCGGCGGCAACTGAAGAAGATGGAGGAGGACACCAGCGTGAAGGACATACAAGAGATTTCTGTGCAAGCCTTCGCAAACAAAGGTCCAGAAGCAGAGCGGCATCAACCAGAGGATCACGACGTTGCGGCTTATTCGAATCAGAGTCGGCTGTTTACCGACGAC ATGGAGAAGCTGAGGAAGAAGATGGAGGGCATGTCCAAAGGGATGTTGGAGAGGATGGAGGAGTGCAGCTACTTGCTCTCTGCCAAAAGCAgtaccatcaccaccaccaccaccaccaccaaaagCGAGTGGAATTGCAGCAGCCAACAAACAACTGGGATCACTGAAGCAGCAGACATGGCACACAGCCCCATCCTCCAAATCCAGCAACAGCAGGAGAAGCTG GTGGAGGAAAAGATGGGGCTGCTGAGCTGCTGCAGTTGCAAGGAGGTGGTCGGGCGAATAGTGCAGCAGGTGAGGGCTGAGACGGAGCAGTGGAGCGAGATGCAACAGATGCTGGAGCAAGTAAGGGTGGAAATGGAGGAGCTCCGGTCCTCCAGAGACCACTGGCACCGACGAGCCATCGCCTCCGAGATCAACTTCCACTCCCAGCATACGCAA AAGCTCGAGTGGAAGCAAAGGGCGAGATCTTCCGAGCGGAAGGTGATCGAGCTGCAGAAACTAGCGAAAGAGCTGCAGCCATGGCGGACCAAGCTCCTCAATGCCCCCTCGTCGTCGTCATCCCCTCTGCAGTCGGACCTACTGCCTGCAGATCCACGAAGGGCGGTGAGATCGCATGACTCGTACAACGAGAAGGAGAAGCACGTTCTGGTGTGCCGTCTGAAGTCGCAGCACAACTCGAGTAGACGCTCGCCGTTGCaggtcatcgacaacatttctccACTTCTCAGACCAAGACGCTGA
- the LOC135608454 gene encoding calcium-dependent protein kinase 20-like, with product MGNCYAAPIDREKKATTKKKKDKKSNPFSLDYRRGGTPRLVVLKDPTGRDIGSRYDLGQELGRGEFGVTYLCTDKATGELFACKSISKKKLRTVVDVEDVRREVEIMRHLPTHPNIVSLKDTYEDEGAVHLVMELCEGGELFDRIVARGHYTERAAAMVIRTIVEVVQNCHTHGVMHRDLKPENFLFANKKENAPLKAIDFGLSVFFKPGERFTEIVGSPYYMAPEVLKRNYGPEVDVWSAGVILYILLCGIPPFWAETEQGIAQAIIRSVVDFKREPWPKVSDTAKDLVKQMLDPDPKRRLTAQEVLDHPWLQNAKKAPNVNLGETVRARLQQFSVMNKLKKRALRVVAEHLSMEEVADIKDMFDKLDINKKGQLTLEDLKYGLHKLGHQMADEDVKILMEAADVDGNGTLDYGEFVAISIHLKKIGNDEHLHKAFQYFDQNKSGYIEIEELRDCLADDIGPNHEEVINAIICDVDTDKDGKISYEEFATMMKAGTDWRKASRQYSRELLYSLSSKLKKDGSLN from the exons ATGGGGAATTGCTACGCCGCTCCCATTGATCGCGAGAAGAAGgcgacgacgaagaagaagaaggataagAAGTCCAATCCTTTCTCCCTCGATTACCGCCGTGGAGGCACACCCCGCCTCGTCGTCCTCAAAGATCCCACCGGCCGGGACATCGGTAGCCGATACGATCTGGGTCAGGAGCTCGGACGCGGGGAATTCGGCGTCACCTACCTCTGTACTGACAAGGCCACGGGCGAGCTCTTCGCCTGCAAGTCGATCTCCAAGAAGAAGCTGCGGACTGTCGTGGACGTCGAGGACGTGAGGCGGGAGGTGGAGATCATGAGGCATTTGCCGACCCACCCCAACATCGTGAGCCTTAAGGACACCTACGAGGACGAAGGCGCGGTCCACCTCGTCATGGAACTATGCGAAGGAGGGGAGCTGTTCGATCGGATTGTTGCGAGGGGGCATTACACGGAACGAGCAGCCGCCATGGTCATCCGAACAATTGTTGAAGTAGTGCAG AATTGCCACACGCATGGAGTGATGCACCGAGATCTCAAGCCTGAGAACTTCTTGTTtgcaaacaaaaaggaaaatgcccCTCTGAAAGCAATTGATTTTGGGTTGTCTGTATTTTTTAAACCAG GTGAGCGCTTTACTGAGATAGTTGGAAGTCCTTATTACATGGCTCCGGAGGTTTTAAAGCGAAATTATGGCCCAGAAGTTGATGTCTGGAGTGCAGGAGTCATCCTGTACATCCTGCTTTGTGGTATACCACCATTTTGGGCAG AAACGGAACAAGGCATTGCACAGGCAATTATTCGTTCTGTTGTCGATTTTAAAAGAGAACCATGGCCTAAAGTTTCTGATACTGCCAAAGACCTTGTTAAGCAGATGTTAGATCCAGATCCTAAAAGACGTTTGACGGCTCAGGAAGTGCTGG ATCACCCATGGCTGCAAAATGCCAAGAAGGCTCCCAATGTCAATCTCGGTGAAACTGTTCGTGCAAGGCTTCAGCAATTTTCGGTgatgaacaaacttaaaaagagagCTCTTAGG GTGGTGGCTGAACATTTATCCATGGAGGAGGTTGCTGACATAAAGGATATGTTTGACAAGTTGGATATAAACAAAAAAGGGCAGTTGACACTTGAGGAtttaaaatatggtttgcataagCTTGGTCACCAGATGGCTGATGAAGATGTTAAGATACTAATGGAAGCA GCTGATGTTGATGGAAATGGCACCTTGGACTATGGCGAATTTGTTGCCATCTCGATCCACCTCAAAAAGATTGGGAACGATGAGCACCTACACAAGGCCTTTCAATACTTTGATCAAAACAAGAGTGGATACATAGAAATCGAAGAGCTCAGGGATTGCTTAGCTGATGACATAGGTCCAAATCATGAAGAAGTGATTAATGCCATCATTTGTGATGTAGACACAGACAAG GATGGGAAAATAAGTTACGAGGAGTTTGCTACGATGATGAAGGCCGGGACAGACTGGAGGAAGGCATCGAGACAGTACTCAAGGGAGTTGTTATATAGCCTCAGCTCGAAactgaagaaagatggatctttgAACTGA
- the LOC135606609 gene encoding probable cytokinin riboside 5'-monophosphate phosphoribohydrolase LOG4 produces the protein METGQGNEVGSGSGSKARFRSICVFCGSRSGNRPSFSEAALDLGKQLVERNINLVYGGGSVGLMGLISKTVYDGGCHVLGIIPTDLLPNEISGETIGDVIKVADMHDRKSEMAKHADAFIALPGGYGTMEELLEMIAYSQLGIHHKPVGLLNVDGYYDSLLHLFDTGVHQGFIEDSARHIVVSAETAAELLRKMEHC, from the exons ATGGAAACAGGACAAGGAAATGAAGTGGGGAGTGGTAGTGGGAGCAAAGCAAGGTTTAGGAGCATATGTGTCTTCTGTGGAAGTAGGTCAGGAAACAGGCCTTCGTTCAGTGAAGCAGCTCTTGATCTCGGAAAGCAACTG GTGGAGAGGAACATCAACCTCGTTTATGGTGGTGGAAGCGTAGGCCTGATGGGTTTGATATCCAAGACGGTCTACGATGGCGGCTGCCATGTTCTCGG AATCATTCCCACAGATCTCTTGCCAAACGAG ATATCAGGGGAAACGATAGGAGACGTGATAAAGGTTGCAGATATGCACGACAGGAAGTCAGAAATGGCCAAACATGCCGATGCCTTCATAGCTCTCCCAG GTGGGTATGGGACAATGGAGGAGCTGTTGGAGATGATAGCTTACTCTCAGCTCGGCATTCACCACAAACCA GTGGGTTTGCTGAACGTGGACGGGTACTACGACAGCTTGCTCCATCTCTTCGACACAGGGGTACATCAAGGCTTCATCGAGGACTCCGCAAGGCACATTGTTGTCTCAGCAGAAACTGCAGCGGAGCTCCTGAGGAAGATGGAG CACTGCTGA
- the LOC103979885 gene encoding nuclear transcription factor Y subunit A-7 isoform X3, producing the protein MVTEARKIAVVLGDLVSDGNLQPTSAATSMMHEYLAPHTQLELGQSIACAMYPFTDPYFAGVVAPYGTQAMVHPQIIGMPQSRMLLPLEMTEEPVYVNPKQYHGIIRRRQLRAKAELERKAMKVRKPYLHESRHLHAMRRARGCGGRFLNTKKTDEDAAKTDTKKGLNSGAFLSTQSTISSSSEAIPSDCSGDTNPASTMQERMSKSQTSFSRKDGYQDQSESEISFLHLKSGDKAEDDDCSGPRSGGILVNRPSSRAVAIQ; encoded by the exons ATGGTGACAGAGGCAAGGAAAATTGCAGTGGTGTTAGGTG ATCTTGTTTCAGATGGGAATCTTCAGCCTACATCTGCAGCTACTTCTATGATGCATGAGTATCTTGCACCACATACCCAGCTGGAACTTGGTCAATCAATT GCTTGTGCTATGTATCCATTTACGGATCCTTATTTTGCTGGTGTAGTAGCTCCTTATGGAACTCAAGCAATG GTGCATCCTCAGATTATCGGGATGCCTCAATCTCGCATGCTTTTGCCTCTTGAAATGACAGAGGAGCCAGTTTATGTTAATCCCAAGCAATACCATGGAATTATCAGGCGAAGACAATTGCGTGCAAAAGCTGAACTCGAGAGAAAAGCTATGAAAGTTAGGAAG CCATATCTCCATGAATCCCGTCACCTACATGCGATGAGGAGGGCTAGGGGTTGTGGAGGTCGTTTTCTTAATACCAAGAAGACAGACGAAGACGCTGCTAAAACTGACACAAAGAAGGGTCTAAATTCTGGTGCATTTCTTTCAACGCAATCAACTATCTCCTCTAGTTCGGAAGCAATACCCTCTGATTGCTCGGGTGATACAAATCCTGCCAGCACCATGCAGGAACGAATGTCTAAATCTCAAACATCGTTTAGTAGGAAAGACGGCTACCAAGATCAGTCTGAATCTGAGATATCATTCCTTCATCTAAAGTCGGGTGACAAAGCAGAAGATGATGACTGCTCAGGACCACGGAGTGGTGGCATCCTGGTGAATCGGCCGTCTAGTAGGGCCGTCGCTATACAGTGA
- the LOC103979885 gene encoding nuclear transcription factor Y subunit A-1 isoform X2, whose protein sequence is MESRPEGTNIVDPGLQTALPDTISAQPWWSGTMFAAMSTSKQSSAGTEVGQSRVGGGMHGTGDVSKQTQSADRKSDGNLQPTSAATSMMHEYLAPHTQLELGQSIACAMYPFTDPYFAGVVAPYGTQAMVHPQIIGMPQSRMLLPLEMTEEPVYVNPKQYHGIIRRRQLRAKAELERKAMKVRKPYLHESRHLHAMRRARGCGGRFLNTKKTDEDAAKTDTKKGLNSGAFLSTQSTISSSSEAIPSDCSGDTNPASTMQERMSKSQTSFSRKDGYQDQSESEISFLHLKSGDKAEDDDCSGPRSGGILVNRPSSRAVAIQ, encoded by the exons ATGGAATCACGTCCTGAAGGTACAAATATAGTAGATCCAGGCTTACAAACTGCTCTTCCGGACACGATCAGTGCTCAGCCATGGTGGTCCGGTACCATGTTTGCTGCAATGAGTACCTCTAAGCAATCATCAGCTGGAACTGAGGTTGGCCAATCACGAGTGGGTGGTGGCATGCATGGCACAGGTGATGTCAGTAAACAGACGCAGAGTGCAGACAGGAAATCAG ATGGGAATCTTCAGCCTACATCTGCAGCTACTTCTATGATGCATGAGTATCTTGCACCACATACCCAGCTGGAACTTGGTCAATCAATT GCTTGTGCTATGTATCCATTTACGGATCCTTATTTTGCTGGTGTAGTAGCTCCTTATGGAACTCAAGCAATG GTGCATCCTCAGATTATCGGGATGCCTCAATCTCGCATGCTTTTGCCTCTTGAAATGACAGAGGAGCCAGTTTATGTTAATCCCAAGCAATACCATGGAATTATCAGGCGAAGACAATTGCGTGCAAAAGCTGAACTCGAGAGAAAAGCTATGAAAGTTAGGAAG CCATATCTCCATGAATCCCGTCACCTACATGCGATGAGGAGGGCTAGGGGTTGTGGAGGTCGTTTTCTTAATACCAAGAAGACAGACGAAGACGCTGCTAAAACTGACACAAAGAAGGGTCTAAATTCTGGTGCATTTCTTTCAACGCAATCAACTATCTCCTCTAGTTCGGAAGCAATACCCTCTGATTGCTCGGGTGATACAAATCCTGCCAGCACCATGCAGGAACGAATGTCTAAATCTCAAACATCGTTTAGTAGGAAAGACGGCTACCAAGATCAGTCTGAATCTGAGATATCATTCCTTCATCTAAAGTCGGGTGACAAAGCAGAAGATGATGACTGCTCAGGACCACGGAGTGGTGGCATCCTGGTGAATCGGCCGTCTAGTAGGGCCGTCGCTATACAGTGA
- the LOC103979885 gene encoding nuclear transcription factor Y subunit A-1 isoform X1 yields the protein MESRPEGTNIVDPGLQTALPDTISAQPWWSGTMFAAMSTSKQSSAGTEVGQSRVGGGMHGTGDVSKQTQSADRKSDLVSDGNLQPTSAATSMMHEYLAPHTQLELGQSIACAMYPFTDPYFAGVVAPYGTQAMVHPQIIGMPQSRMLLPLEMTEEPVYVNPKQYHGIIRRRQLRAKAELERKAMKVRKPYLHESRHLHAMRRARGCGGRFLNTKKTDEDAAKTDTKKGLNSGAFLSTQSTISSSSEAIPSDCSGDTNPASTMQERMSKSQTSFSRKDGYQDQSESEISFLHLKSGDKAEDDDCSGPRSGGILVNRPSSRAVAIQ from the exons ATGGAATCACGTCCTGAAGGTACAAATATAGTAGATCCAGGCTTACAAACTGCTCTTCCGGACACGATCAGTGCTCAGCCATGGTGGTCCGGTACCATGTTTGCTGCAATGAGTACCTCTAAGCAATCATCAGCTGGAACTGAGGTTGGCCAATCACGAGTGGGTGGTGGCATGCATGGCACAGGTGATGTCAGTAAACAGACGCAGAGTGCAGACAGGAAATCAG ATCTTGTTTCAGATGGGAATCTTCAGCCTACATCTGCAGCTACTTCTATGATGCATGAGTATCTTGCACCACATACCCAGCTGGAACTTGGTCAATCAATT GCTTGTGCTATGTATCCATTTACGGATCCTTATTTTGCTGGTGTAGTAGCTCCTTATGGAACTCAAGCAATG GTGCATCCTCAGATTATCGGGATGCCTCAATCTCGCATGCTTTTGCCTCTTGAAATGACAGAGGAGCCAGTTTATGTTAATCCCAAGCAATACCATGGAATTATCAGGCGAAGACAATTGCGTGCAAAAGCTGAACTCGAGAGAAAAGCTATGAAAGTTAGGAAG CCATATCTCCATGAATCCCGTCACCTACATGCGATGAGGAGGGCTAGGGGTTGTGGAGGTCGTTTTCTTAATACCAAGAAGACAGACGAAGACGCTGCTAAAACTGACACAAAGAAGGGTCTAAATTCTGGTGCATTTCTTTCAACGCAATCAACTATCTCCTCTAGTTCGGAAGCAATACCCTCTGATTGCTCGGGTGATACAAATCCTGCCAGCACCATGCAGGAACGAATGTCTAAATCTCAAACATCGTTTAGTAGGAAAGACGGCTACCAAGATCAGTCTGAATCTGAGATATCATTCCTTCATCTAAAGTCGGGTGACAAAGCAGAAGATGATGACTGCTCAGGACCACGGAGTGGTGGCATCCTGGTGAATCGGCCGTCTAGTAGGGCCGTCGCTATACAGTGA